AGCGAGGAGCTATTTGGCAGGGAGAATTTCGCGCCGATTGCTATCGACAAAAAGGCGTTGGAATCTAGCCAAATCACCCTTGCAATCACTATAAATGGCAAGAAGCGTGCCGAAATCAGCACAAGTGCGGGAGCGAGCGAGGAGGAGATTTTACACTTGGCTAAGCAAAGTGCGCAAAAATGGCTAGAAAACAAGGAGATAAAAAAGCAAATCCTTGTGCCAAACAAACTTGTGAATTTTGTAGTCATTTAAAAAACTAAAATCTATTAAAGAAGTAAAATGAAAAATATATTTGGTAGATTGTTTTGTGCTTTTGTAAAAAAATATTGTGCTTTTGCAAAAACTTTTAAAAAATATTTTGCAAACTCTATTAAGAGGTTTTTTGCACTTTTTGGTGTGCATTTTATCAACCGTTTTAGTGAGATTGGCAGATTCTGCTTATGTGCGTTTATAGGGGTTTTGCTAAGTAGTTGTGGCTATGTGCCATCTGCTAGTTTTGCTCAAAAAGCACTTGGCGATAGTGTGTTTGTAAAGCTAAATGTAAATTTGCCAAACCCTGAAAATTCCGTAGAACTAAAAGATGAGTTTAACAAAATCATCATCTCTCGTTTCCAAAACAAAATCGCAAATGCTGATGAAAGCGATAGTATAATCACAATAGATATAGACAAAATCACAGATACTCACATAGCTGTAAGCAGTGATGCTTTTGCGACTTACTACCGCGTGAGTGTTTTTACCACCTACACTTATGATGACAAAAAGGGCAACAAACGAAGTGTGAGCGGTAGCGGGTATTTTGACTACAATATCTCGCTAGATAATCCGCTGACAACGCACAACAATAGATATTACGCAATAAATCAAGCATTTTTACAGACTATTGATAGATTTGTAGCGATGATGGCGTATGAGGGGCAATATAGATAGAGATTTTAGGTTTTTATAAGGCTTTGACAAAAGGCATTGCTTGCAAAAGTAGAAGTAAAAAGTCGTTAAAAAACGCAAAAAGTCGCTAAAAAAGCGTTGTTTGTATTGTTTTGTAAAAAATATTTGGAGTTTTGTTTTGAGTGATTTGGATAGGTTTTTGGAGCAAAAGGGGGCTGAATACGCGCCATTTGATACAAAAAGAGTGCATAGAATCTATGCGGTTTTAAAGCCACATTTAGAGGAGCTATACGCACAAAGCGCAAAATCTAAAAAAGATTTAAAATCTTTGATTCCACAGGGCGAGGAGCAGCGTGGTTTTAGCCCACAAAATAAGCCCTTTATTATCCACATATTAGGCACAAATGGCAAGGGAAGCACGGGGCGGTTTATCACGCTTGGGCTAGCGCAAAATGGCTATAAAGTCCTGCATTTTACCTCGCCACATTTATTTAGGTTTAATGAGCGATTTTATCTCGCAAATATCCCAAATAGCGAATTTAGTGTGAAATCTAGCAGTGCAAAAATGGACAAGAAAGATTGTGCTAAAGGTGGCAACGCGCAGAAAGCAACGCATAGAATCGCAGATGATAGCGAGCTAGAAAATGCGCATTTGTGGCTACAAAGATTCCCTATTATAGAGCAATCAAGCTATTTTGAATACGCGACATTTTTGGCACTTTATTTGGCAAAAGATTGTGATTATTTCGTGTGTGAAGCGGGGCTTGGCGGGGAGTTTGATAGCACGAGCGTTTTGCAAGCTGATTTGAGTGTCTTTACGCCTATTTCTTTTGACCATCAAGATATGCTTGGAAATAGCATAGAATCAATCGCCACAACCAAGCTAAAAGCGATGAGTAAGCACACTTTGCTTGCGTCACAAATCTACAAAGAAGTCGATTCTATCGCAAAATCTATTGCTAAGCAAAAGGGAGCGGAACTTACATTTGTAGAAAATATTTTTGATGAAGTTGATAAGCCAACACCTTTAGAGCACTTAGCGCGTTTGCCAGAGAATTTTTATGAGTATTCGCAAAATCTAGCACCTTTTTTGAAGCAAAATCTGTTTGTGGCGTATAGGGCGTTAGAATCTATCGGGATTGGAGTGGATTTTGCTAGCTTAACGCGATTTGATTTGCCTGCTAGGGCGCAATATATCGCGCCAAATATTTTGATAGATGTCGGGCATAATGCGCATTGTGCGCACTCTATTTTACAAATTGTTAAACAAAAACGCGTTATTTTGGTGTATAATACATTTTTTGATAAGGACGCGAACGCGATTTTGGGGATACTAAAGCCAGCTATTGATAGGCTTTTGATTTTGGAAGTAAGCCATAGTAGAATCCTCCCCAAAGACAAACTAATAAACATAGCCCAAAATCTTGGCATAGAATATGGAATCTTTGGGGGAGTGGATTCTATGAGAGCGGATAAAGATTATGTCGTATTTGGCTCTTTTAGCGTGGTAAAAACTTTTATGGAGATTTATAATGTTGCAAGATAAATTAGTCGTTTCTATTGTCGATGAAAAAGGCTCAAAGCAGTTTGCGCTTCCGCGAAATGTGAAAAAACTCATTTTGATAGGCATAGCTGTGATTTCTGTGCTGTTTTTGGCGAGCTTCTTAG
This genomic stretch from Helicobacter macacae MIT 99-5501 harbors:
- the lptE gene encoding LPS assembly lipoprotein LptE → MGRFCLCAFIGVLLSSCGYVPSASFAQKALGDSVFVKLNVNLPNPENSVELKDEFNKIIISRFQNKIANADESDSIITIDIDKITDTHIAVSSDAFATYYRVSVFTTYTYDDKKGNKRSVSGSGYFDYNISLDNPLTTHNNRYYAINQAFLQTIDRFVAMMAYEGQYR
- a CDS encoding folylpolyglutamate synthase/dihydrofolate synthase family protein; its protein translation is MYCFVKNIWSFVLSDLDRFLEQKGAEYAPFDTKRVHRIYAVLKPHLEELYAQSAKSKKDLKSLIPQGEEQRGFSPQNKPFIIHILGTNGKGSTGRFITLGLAQNGYKVLHFTSPHLFRFNERFYLANIPNSEFSVKSSSAKMDKKDCAKGGNAQKATHRIADDSELENAHLWLQRFPIIEQSSYFEYATFLALYLAKDCDYFVCEAGLGGEFDSTSVLQADLSVFTPISFDHQDMLGNSIESIATTKLKAMSKHTLLASQIYKEVDSIAKSIAKQKGAELTFVENIFDEVDKPTPLEHLARLPENFYEYSQNLAPFLKQNLFVAYRALESIGIGVDFASLTRFDLPARAQYIAPNILIDVGHNAHCAHSILQIVKQKRVILVYNTFFDKDANAILGILKPAIDRLLILEVSHSRILPKDKLINIAQNLGIEYGIFGGVDSMRADKDYVVFGSFSVVKTFMEIYNVAR